One region of Dehalococcoidia bacterium genomic DNA includes:
- a CDS encoding transketolase C-terminal domain-containing protein, whose amino-acid sequence MANLAMREAYGRALADYGAVNPKVVALDVDTASSTLSNFFEKRFPDRFFNFGIAEPCMIDAAVGLALAGMVPFANAFAALAALRALEQVRTCVCYARTNVKIASSYAGVSDFKDGPTHHAISDIAIMRSLPEITVIVPADGNEAAAFVPLIAEFDGPVYFRLNRAATLPVSSPGEALSIGKGIVRRQGNDLTIVACGSMTGRSMQAADALASKGLQARVIEMHTVKPLDTELILKAAEDTGAVVTAEEHTVIGGLGSAVAEALAAVRPVPLSMVGIHDTFARTGPDPESIMDACGMGVSDIVNSAMSLIDRKKA is encoded by the coding sequence ATGGCGAACCTGGCCATGAGAGAGGCCTACGGGCGCGCGCTGGCGGATTACGGAGCGGTTAATCCAAAAGTAGTGGCGCTGGATGTCGATACTGCTTCCTCTACATTGTCGAATTTCTTCGAAAAACGCTTCCCTGACCGCTTCTTCAACTTCGGAATTGCCGAACCCTGTATGATAGATGCCGCTGTTGGGCTGGCCCTGGCCGGCATGGTTCCCTTCGCCAACGCATTCGCGGCGCTGGCGGCACTGCGCGCTCTGGAACAGGTGCGCACCTGCGTTTGTTACGCCAGGACCAATGTCAAGATCGCCTCCAGCTACGCAGGGGTATCCGACTTCAAGGATGGTCCCACGCACCACGCCATCAGCGATATAGCGATCATGCGGTCCTTGCCTGAGATAACGGTCATTGTCCCGGCTGATGGCAATGAGGCCGCCGCTTTCGTGCCCCTGATAGCGGAATTCGACGGTCCTGTATACTTCAGGCTTAACCGTGCCGCCACCCTGCCCGTATCCAGCCCGGGGGAGGCGCTATCCATCGGAAAAGGCATAGTGCGCAGGCAGGGGAATGACTTAACGATTGTGGCATGCGGCTCGATGACGGGCCGCAGCATGCAGGCGGCTGATGCGCTGGCCTCCAAAGGGCTACAGGCACGCGTTATCGAGATGCATACGGTCAAGCCGCTCGACACGGAATTGATACTGAAGGCAGCGGAGGATACGGGCGCCGTTGTAACGGCCGAAGAGCACACTGTGATCGGCGGCCTCGGCTCGGCTGTGGCCGAAGCTCTGGCTGCTGTCCGGCCCGTCCCTCTGTCCATGGTGGGGATACACGATACGTTCGCCCGCACGGGACCGGACCCGGAATCGATCATGGACGCCTGCGGTATGGGCGTGTCCGACATAGTAAATTCGGCGATGTCACTGATCGACAGGAAAAAGGCATGA
- a CDS encoding RpiB/LacA/LacB family sugar-phosphate isomerase — protein MRIAVINETSAADRNADILAALDGMGHDVINAGMKKSGEKPELSYIHTGLMAAVLLNAGTVDFVVGGCGTGQGFLNSVMQYPGVTCGHILTPLDAWLFTQINGGNCISLMLNQGYGWAGEANLKFIFEKLFCIEPGAGYPHHRRKPQRESRELLGRLNRITHHKMTEILAKLPDEVVSPVAAYPGLIKTMESCRGSDTVILSSLKDRIKG, from the coding sequence ATGCGTATAGCAGTAATAAATGAGACGAGCGCGGCGGACCGGAATGCGGATATATTGGCTGCACTGGATGGGATGGGTCATGATGTAATCAACGCCGGTATGAAGAAGAGTGGTGAGAAGCCCGAACTTTCCTATATACACACGGGACTTATGGCCGCTGTGCTTCTCAACGCCGGGACGGTGGATTTTGTGGTAGGCGGGTGTGGGACCGGGCAGGGTTTCCTCAACTCCGTTATGCAGTATCCTGGTGTCACCTGCGGACACATACTCACACCTTTAGACGCCTGGTTGTTCACGCAGATAAACGGCGGCAACTGCATTTCGCTTATGCTCAACCAGGGATATGGCTGGGCAGGCGAGGCCAATCTAAAATTCATATTTGAGAAGCTGTTTTGCATTGAGCCGGGCGCCGGATATCCGCACCACAGGCGGAAACCTCAACGGGAGTCAAGAGAGCTGCTGGGCAGGCTTAACCGGATTACCCATCATAAAATGACGGAGATACTTGCGAAGTTACCCGACGAAGTCGTTTCGCCGGTCGCAGCCTATCCGGGCCTGATAAAAACCATGGAATCATGTAGAGGCAGCGACACAGTGATACTGAGTTCATTGAAAGACAGAATAAAGGGCTGA
- a CDS encoding Gfo/Idh/MocA family oxidoreductase, translated as MKPIGVAIVGCGRISDLHQLGYQGISDARIVAVCDLNGETAEKQAGKWGVKKFCTEYGQVLADPDVDLVELLLPHHLHADMTVEACRAGKHVSVQKPMATCVSEADRMIEAARKAGVVLRIYETFVFYPPAVMAKKLLMAGEIGEPQMLRMHVSTGIMDCGWEIPMDAWIWRFNEEQCGGGPMVFDHGYHLYSLAHYLMGPVERVKAWIDRTEVMSGVYLDAPAVMMFQFKSPRRYGVFDVEHTPNTQISSDYYVDDDRIEIIGDKGMIFINRYTARTVDLPEVMIFKDGKTTPVPVDRVDWSCGFIDCTRHLIDVLREGGEPVLDGPTGKSVLQFALAALKSARTGQEVRPDEITG; from the coding sequence ATGAAACCGATCGGTGTTGCTATCGTAGGGTGCGGGCGTATCTCAGACCTGCATCAGTTAGGTTACCAGGGGATATCGGACGCCCGTATTGTTGCTGTTTGTGACCTGAACGGGGAAACAGCCGAGAAACAGGCCGGGAAGTGGGGTGTGAAAAAGTTTTGTACCGAATATGGTCAGGTGCTGGCAGATCCGGATGTGGACCTGGTTGAGCTTCTCCTGCCTCACCATCTTCATGCGGATATGACGGTGGAGGCCTGCCGCGCGGGCAAGCACGTAAGCGTACAGAAACCCATGGCTACCTGCGTATCCGAGGCCGACCGCATGATCGAGGCGGCCAGGAAAGCCGGCGTGGTACTCCGTATATACGAGACGTTCGTCTTCTATCCACCTGCGGTTATGGCAAAAAAGCTGTTGATGGCAGGAGAGATCGGTGAGCCGCAGATGCTGCGAATGCATGTGAGCACGGGAATTATGGATTGTGGTTGGGAGATTCCCATGGACGCCTGGATATGGCGCTTCAACGAAGAACAGTGCGGAGGAGGCCCCATGGTATTCGACCATGGATATCACCTGTACTCGCTGGCGCACTATCTGATGGGCCCTGTTGAGAGGGTCAAGGCCTGGATCGATCGCACGGAAGTAATGTCCGGCGTGTATCTGGATGCGCCTGCCGTCATGATGTTCCAGTTCAAGTCGCCAAGGCGCTATGGAGTCTTCGATGTGGAGCATACACCCAATACGCAGATTTCGTCAGACTATTATGTTGACGACGACAGGATTGAAATAATCGGCGATAAAGGGATGATCTTTATTAACCGTTACACGGCCAGGACAGTGGACCTGCCCGAAGTTATGATCTTTAAGGACGGCAAAACTACACCGGTGCCGGTGGATCGGGTGGACTGGTCGTGCGGCTTTATCGATTGCACCAGGCACCTGATCGATGTGTTGAGAGAGGGGGGAGAACCTGTGCTGGACGGCCCAACGGGCAAATCGGTGCTCCAGTTCGCCCTGGCAGCCCTGAAATCTGCCAGAACCGGCCAGGAGGTCAGGCCGGACGAAATAACAGGGTGA